The Sulfolobus islandicus Y.N.15.51 sequence CTCTTTCTTTTAATCATAAGTACTCTATGGAGTGGAATCACAGTATTCTCTTCACTTTTTAAATACAAGTAATTATTATCAACAGCATCTAGTTCGCTAAATGAAATTTCTTTTAATCCATTTTCAGTTAGTCTATCTATAATTATAATAACATAATCATCAATCTTTTCCCTATATTCCCATCTAATCATATTTACAGCATCCTTTATTTTCATAAGATTTTATATGACCTATAGTTTAAAGTATTTATAGATGAGGAGAAAACATATTGTCCCGCCGAAATGATTGGTGAATTACCGGGCGCAAACCTGATAAAATATTAGTAAGAGTTATTATACTTGATTAAATGAGTGATTACTAATGCCTAAAATTTGTCCTAGATGTGGATACGTAAATCCGGATGATGCAAATTATTGTGTAAAATGCGGTTATCCTCTTTCGCCTCAACCTCCAAGTCCATTACAACCTGATAGGCTAACTACAGCATTCAATATTTTCACCAAAAACCTTTCACTCATATTACCTCCTATAATCATGTTAATAATTGAACTAGTATTAGCTGGTATTTTAGCTGCAATAACTGGTGGAATTTTCTTCATTTCACCAACTGCTGCTTTAGTTACTGCACTAATTTTCAGCGTAATATTAGGAATTGTATATGCACTAATTTTCAGTATTACGGTTCATACGACCACTTTCATGGCTCAGGATTCTGCTAGGGGAATTAAGCCAAATACAAGTAGTGCATTTGGTAACGCCATGAATACCTTAAGTAAGTTATCTAGTATTATTATAGTATTAGTAATCTTGGGACTATTACTAGGATTTACTAGATTTTTGGGAGTTCTTTGGATTGTATTAGGACTAGCTGGAATACCACTTTTCATAATTTCGTCAGCAACTGTACTTAATAGACCTATGAGTTTAACCGAGGCAATAAATTGGTACTCAAGAGCATTTAATGTAGACGGTGCAGCATCTGCAGTAATTTTAGTTGGATCTTTACTTAGCTTAATACCAATTGTAAATATATTCACCATACCATACACTGCAATTTTAACCTACATCATGGTAAGGGACATAAGTTGATTTTTCCCACTGAATTAGGAAAATAATTATAAGTGAGTAGATCCATTGTATTTAAGTGATGAATGTAAAAGGTATTTCTGAAGCAATAACAGTTGTTTTCCTAATTCTAGTTACGTTAATTGCAATAGCAATAGTTTCTATTTATTATCTTCACGTAGTAAACCTTAACCAATATGGCTTATCCCAAGAACTAAAAAACTATTACATTGCAACTGGGCAAATGGTTAGCGTTGTTTATTACCATCAGACTGATAATCGTTCCTATTTTTACGTAGAGAACATAGGAAATATACCAATTAACGTTAGTAAGATTTACGTTAATCACACAATGGTGAAGTTTATAATATACAACACTACCAATACAAACGTTAGGATATTATATCCGCAAATTGTTTACGTAATAGAGGTCTACGATAACACTACTAACATAATAATACAAACCTCTAACAATAACTTGATACAATTGGAGGCTTGAAAATGAGGGGGCAAGCTTCCATAATTGCGATGATAGTAATCTTCTTCTTAACACTTGCAACAATAGGCTTAGTACTATATTTAAGTACCTCATATATGAGCTTACAAAAAGAATATTTACAAGTCTCTCAAATACTTGCAAATAAGGCTAAAGAGAATTTATTAATAGGATATGTGAACAATTCTTTGTCAATATATAATTCTGGCTCGGTAGTGACTAAGATTGTTGCTATATTATTAATAAATCGAACCAATGTGACGATTGTACCCGAAAACATTACAGTACCACCCAATACTAACGTGATAATACACGTTAAGTCTGCTAATGGGTATGTTATCATAACATCTTATGGAAATAGTTTCTATATTGCGCCACCTTCTGGGAAAAAGTAAAAAAGGAGAAATAATAGATATATCATTATGCAAAAGTATAAAAAAGGCTTAGAAAACGCTTTAGTTACTGTATTGTTAATATTAGTTGCAATAGCTGCGGTTAGCCTTGTCAGTTATTACTTCTTTGGCGTACTTAGGCATAGTATGATCACTACTGGACTAAGTATAAGTAATGTCCAAATGGTTGGGGGGATTATAACTGGAGATTTAATAAACCAAGGAGCTAGTAATATAACCAGTATTACAATTCAAGTACATCCTCAAAATAACGGTACGGTTATATCGAACTATACTAATTCTAGTTTAAATATACCTCCTGGGCAATCATATGCCTTTACATTACCTGTACCTAAAGCAATTGAAGGCAATAATTACGTTATTACTGTGATTGTTAAGTACAATAACGGACAAACCTATGCTACATCGGTAGAAGTTATTGATGAGTGACTACAATAAAGTATTTTATTTTTATTTTTTTAAATAGGTATATGGTACTTATTGGTAAAAAGAAATCACATAATAAATTTGAAGAATTATCCTATTATCTACAATCGATTGATGAATCGGGAATAATATCTCTTAGAGCTAGCTTGGAAAATCACAATATCGTAGAGCACTATTCTCTAAAAAACTTTGACGTTGAAGTTTACATTGTCGAAAAAGAGGGGATTGGTTACTATTTAGTAAACGAACCTCAGCTTGATCAGAGAGAAGAAAAGATCTTATTAGCGATTCTTGACGGTTTAATATATTCTCCCACAACTGTGGTTTCTAATAAACAAATTGACGTGGAAAAACTACAAGAAGATGTATTGAAAATTTCAGCTAAATTAGGAGTAGTAGGTGACGTAAAGAGAAACTTAAAGAAATATATGTACTATATAACTCGAGAGATAAAATATTCAGTCCTACAAGTACCAATGAGTGACCCTTTTATCGAAGAGATAGAACTAGTATCCCCAACGACACCAATTTCAGTAGTCCATAGCAGACATAGTGAATGGCCTAGATTGGAGACTAATATCATTTTAGGGAGTGAGTTGAAGGTTAGGAGAATAGTAGAGAGGTTAGCATCTTTAGGTGGGAGAAGCGTAAGTACAGCTACACCATTACAAGATTTTATGTTACACGAAGGTCATAGAGTTGCAGTGAGTTACGGTGAGGAAATAAGTAGAGGAACGACATTTAATATAAGAAAATTCCCAGAAAAGCCTCTAACGATTATTGACTTGGTTTACAAGTATGGTACATTAAGCGAGCTAATGGCAGTTTACTTATGGATAATTGCCGAGGCTAAGCTATTTACATTTCTCGTAGGCCCAAGTGGTAGCGGAAAGACCACTGCATTAAACTCACTATTAATGCTACTTAATCCATTAGCGAAATATTTAACGATTGAGGATACACCGGAGCTAAAATTACCTCACAAATATTGGATACAATTCTATACTAGACCTTCAAACTATGAAGGGAGTAAGGATATCAGTTATTATGAACTAGTCAGACTCTCCTTAAGATATAGACCAGATTACATTATAGTAGGGGAAGTAAGAGGGAAAGAAATAGAATGGCTAGTTCAAGCTGTTGCCAGTGGTCATGGTGGGCTCACAACATTTCATGGGTCTAATCACGTTGACTTAATAACTAGAATTAGTGGGTTATTGGGTCAAGATCTATCGTTACAATTTAAACAGCTAATTTCAGTGATTGCAATCATAAAGAGAATTGAAACCGAGAATAGAAAGATGAATAGGAAAATAATATCTATTGTTGAAAATGATGGAAACGGATTTAGGGAAGTATTTAAATATGATTATGAAAGGAAGAGCTTCCTTCCCAATAATTCAAAAGAAATTGGTAGCATACAGCTGGAAAAAGCTAGAGAATTATTAGGCTGGAGTAAGGATAAGTTGTATAAGGAGATAGAAAATAGACTATTATTAATAAGGGGGCTTGCTGAAAGGGGAGTTTACGACTACGACGCATTGGCAAAAGAGTTAGTTAAATATTATATAAATGGTGATAGGGGTGGCTGAAAGAAGAATTAAATTGGCTAGCATAATCTCATATGATTTCTTGTTTCTAGTTTTACTAGCGGGTTTACTAGATTTAATCATTACGTTATTTAGAGAACGAATTCTATACGTAATTTCTAGTTTCTTTCAATATATAGTAATCAACCCTTCAGTAGCTCTTGGAGACGCATTAGGTTTTCTATTTGTCCTTCAAGCATCGCTTTTAGGTCTATTTATTGGTGGTATAGTTATTTTAAGTATAAGTTTTACAATAAATTTAACACGGATAAGGAGTGAATATGAAGAGGGTGTTCCTTTATCAACTATTCTGAAGTCTAGGATAATTACAAGCAGTAGATTAGGTTTCATAGCAAATTGGATAAGCGAGCGTACTAAGAGGTATATTAACGCAAGTGCTGACTTGGAAAGTCCTACTGAAGTCGGTGTTAGATACGTCGCATATTTTTTGATCTCATTACTTCTCGTAATACCGATATCACTAGCACTAAGTATAATATTACTGTCTCCACTACCATTTCTATTATTACTTTTTCCGTTCATTTTTATCTTTTATCCAGAACAGAAATACAAAAGTAGGGCTAGGGAAGTAAGAGACAGCATCCAAGATGAGATCCCTTTCTTTGTGACCTTAATTACTATCATTAACGCCAGCGGTACGACTATATATGAGGGAATGAGAAAAATTGTGCAGTTTCCATTATTTAAAGCTATGAAAAAGGAAGCATTGCTCATTATAAGAGATATAGATTTCTTCGGAAAATCTCCACTTGACGCTTTAGAGCATAGAGCTCGATTAACGTTTAATAGAGATTACTCTTGGTTTTTGGCAGGTTATACTTCGATTATAAGGAGTGGTGGCGATATTGAAGCATACCTTTTTCAAAAGGCTAGAGAGTTTCTTAATTGGCTCCAGTTTCGTTGGAGGTTTTACTCAGAAAGAACCTCATTCCTAGGAGAATTAATAGTAATCCTATTCCTCATTTTCCCCATGTTCTTAATTGTATTAGCGTTCTTCACAAATGGTGCAGTTATATCGTTCTTGCTTGTAATACCAATATTATTTGGTACAATATTATACACAATTACAACTAGCAATAGACCTCGATATATGGATAATATAGGTCTTAACAAGATACAGCTGCTAATGGCCTTTCTTGCTGCACTTCTAATAGCGGGAACAGTTGAAATACTTCTTAATGAAATATATTACGCAATTGGTTTAGGACTATTGGTGTTCTCTATAACCTCAACAATATTCATGTACAACCAAATAAGAGAAATTAATGACGTAGAGAACTCACTACCGCAATTTCTGAGAGATATTACAGAGTTCAGAAAGATAGGTTACGATCTAAGTAGGGCTATTAAAACATTGGCTGGGGAAAAGAAATATAGAAGGGAGTTTAATAGGGTTCTAGACGAGATAGTAAAACAAGATTCCATGGGGATTCCAATAACTAGAGCTAAAATAAACACTAGAAGCTGGTTAGGCAAGTTCTCTCTTACCACTGTTCAGATATTGATAGAGGGCGGTGCAGTAAGACCAGATCTATTAGAATATCTAACTGAATTTACACTTAACTTTATACAATCCAAGAGAGAAGCATTCTCAAGGATGAGAGCCTATCAAGTTTTAGGAATTCTGACACCTATCCTCCTAATTGCCACTATACTTATAGCGATTGTAATCATTAGCTCATTCACAGTAGTAACTTTACCGGCAAGCACCTTGGGCGTACCTCAATTCCCAAACATAATTACCCAATTTATTTTATCTTCGTTTATCCTAGCTGAAATGTTCATATTCATTTTAATGTCGACTTTCGCCATAGGATTACTGGTAGCTAAAGCACTATATGGTACTGTACAATACATGATAATGCCGTTAATTGGGTTAGTCCTCGCATTACTCTCAATACACTTCTTTAGCGTATTAGAACCAATAATCTTGAGATTCTTCTCGATATAAACGTTTATATTTTCTCTTTCCGTAATTTTATTAATGCAAGATAGTTTAGGGTTACTTGCAATAACTCTAGCGGTTATACTACTATTTTCCATTTTAGCTGGTGTAATAATATTAAACCATGATGATATTACACAATTCTATAATGTTCAAGGTAATATAAATACCGAAAAGCTAAGTAAGGCTAAAGTAGGTTATTATTGGGTTGTAGAAGAGTTAAAAAACATAACAATTTCCTTCATACCTCATGTATATATACTAGATACTGAGGGGATATACAATATTCAAAGCATTTTAGAAACCACATTTAACGGACAGACTTACACATTCCCAGTCAAAAACTTGATGATCTTTACCAATGGTTCATTAACTAGATATGGAGTAGTTTTGAGTCCGGGAGATGCAATAGTAATTAGACCAAATATCACTAGTGGGCAAATAAGTTTTGTAAGCAATACGGGAAACTCTTTCTCCTTAGCCCTATTTCCACCCTCAGTTAAAACGCTTTTACCAAATGAATATAACCAGAATTATACCGTCGTTACCATAGGAAATGAGAGTGTACTATCCATAAAGACAATAAATGAGAAGTTAATAGGGCCTAAAAACATTACGAGTGATGAATTAATCTTTGACTCAACACCTCCATTATACAATGAAACGTTCCCTCCAGTAGAATCTCCAATACCATATGATTCTTACAAGGTTGATATTACTTATTTTGAAAATGTAACCCCAGTAAAGGTTATTGATGCCAAGAATAATGAAACATACCTCATTTACTTAGGTTATGGCTACTGGATTGGTGAGGTCTATGGAAATATAGATGAAGACTCTGTACGTATTGGGTCTTTCAATATCTCCTACAATACTACATACTTCTATTACACTTATGGTCCAGTAAACTTCCTTAGTAATTACAAAATTAATATCCACGAAGTCAGTAACGGATATGTCCCACTATGCATGATATTATACACTTACAATGTTACCAATCAAAGTTCTGGATATATTAGAATAGGATACTATAGTCAATTATGGATTAAGCCGAAAGCAAACGTTAATATAGCTTATACTGGCACTAGTAATATTTACTACTACTATTACGATTTTATGATAAACTACGCCAATAATAATAGTTTAAACTCCATCCTTATCGGAGGTTCTACTACATACTTAGGCTATTTGCCAATAAACATAACAATAAACGTCATGGATAACCACAATTTAAACAATACAATCTCCTCTTTTAGGATAGCCTACAACAATTCACAACAATTAACTAGCTTGCCAATAATTATGAACGTTACATACAACGTTATCTCATATTACCCTCCATTTGTACTCAATTTTTCATTGACTAATGTATCCCTTTCAATAATGTTTAATGGTACGGCTAACTTACCAAACTATACCTTCTATAGTTACAATCTACCTATTGTAATTCCAACAAACGAAAGTATATTGAATATTAATGGCTATACTTCGCCAATGATCATTCCATTCTTTATTATCATAGTTAATGGGAAAATAGTCGGAGAAAATTTACCTCCTTAATAAATTTATATAGTATAGGATCATTGAGGTAATTATTGCTACATCATAAGCTATAGTATTAAAAAAGAGAATTAAGATACATACCGCTAGGACGGAGTAGACATATCTCCAAAGATCCTTTGAAATCATGATACCAAATACAGAAAAGCCTAGTGAGAATATGAGAGCTGAATAAAACCAATCTTGATAATCAAATGCAGTTGGTGGAAAAGCAGCTACTCCAATTAATGGGAAAACCTCTCTATACGTTAACCCCCTTAAATAATGCAATAAATATAAAACCAGCATCTCAGCCATCATGGGATAGAAAAACCAGTAGCTATTTATCGAGTAGTAGAAGGCATAGTATAGCGTTGAAAACTTGGATGGACCAAATTGAGCAATACCGAAAGTAGATCCCATTAATATTTCATTCAATACTAATAGCAGTGAGAAAATGACAATATGGAGTCTTTCTCTATTAAACTTTGTATTTGAAAATTTACTTACTTTTAATAAAAAATAAACAATTAGGGGTATCATTGTGAAAGTGTTTATACCAAACGCTATTGCCAACCATAAGGTTGATGGAGAGATTAAATAAACTGATGCCCCAATGAACATAGTTATCATCATTACGAGGGAAAAGTAAATGAAGAAGACTCCAACGTAAGTTTTTATCTTCTCTATATAGTAAAGGATTAAGACTATGATAATAACCATAATCGAAGCTATGAACGATAAAACTATTAGTTCATCTGACACATGCGACTTATTTTATATTAAAAATAAAAAATTATATGCGACTTACGGAAAACCTTTTATATAATGTGTCTTCATTTATAGTATGAATCCTTTTAAAAAAGAAAAAACATATCCTAAACAAGTTGATTTAAATAAGGTAGTTAATGAGTTTGTATCTTACCTAAATAGCGATAAATGGAAAGTACAACAAAAAGTAGAGGGAAATAAGGCAATAGTTCAAGCACAGAAAGGTGGAATATTAAGAGACATAATCGCTGCAGATAGAGCTTTAACGTTTACTTTTGAGAATACACCTCAAGGTCTTAAGGTAATTGCAGGAGTAGGCAGTTGGATAAAGAATTTGGCAATAACTGCAGTAGAAACACTTTTACTATCTGAATTATTCCTAGTAGTTGACGTACCGGAAATGTTATGGAACAAACATGTTGAATCACAGCTTATGAAAAAAATAGATGAAATAGTACAAAGATCATAATTTATGGCATCTTCTTCTTTAATCGAGAATATATTTTTATCCTTTCTTCAGATTCTTTGATAGGCCTTTCAATCTCCTTAAACTTCACCTTTTCGAGAAAGTCTATAATTTCTCTAGGTTTATCTACACCACAAAATGACATACTCCTAACTATAGAACCTAAACCCCAAGGACCTCCATAAACCGTATTTATAAATTTCTTAACTTCATCAAAATTATTTATCAGATACTCACATACTTCCTCCCTTATATGTGGATTATGTACTAGTGAAGATATAACGAATCTAGTATCTTGAGTCTTTATAGTCCTATTAAATATTAATGAGAAAACCTTGTTTACAATTGATGGGTCACGAAGTGAAGAAATTGCACTCAACATTCTATTCTTCTCCTCATCTATGGTATACTTCTTATACTTTTCTAGAAGAGTATTGAAATCGTTAGTGGTTATTGCATAAGCTATTGCAACAGCCTCTTTCATGTTACTATCTATATTTTCATATTGATCAAATAGGGTAGATAACCCTAATGCAAACTCTTCATCAGTTGTAGCTAAAGCATTAATAATTGCTGAGTACGCTAATTTGCCTAAATCATCATTAAATTTCCTAAATATCTTCACTTGATTAACTAGAAAATCTTTTCCGTAATGTTTCTTAAATAGATAGAATAATGTTAGAAGTTGTGAGGTAATCTCCCTTGATACGAAAGAGTTAGAAGTATTTGTAAATCTGCTAAGTAAATCAAAGTACATCCTTGAGTCTATCAAATCAGCCAATAGGAAATTCCAATAATCGTTAACCAGCCCTAACTCCTCATAAACATTATGCTTGGACGAGAAAGCTAAATCAAGAGAATCATAAAGCACCCTATAAAATCCAGTCCTATTTACATTAACCTTAATACTCTTCAAGCCCTCTTCTAACCTTATTTCAGTGAATTCCTTATCTAAAAGGAGAGTGCTAAATTTACCGTTAATCTCATATGTAAGTGGAACCTTGTACGTCTCATTTAACTCACTATCAAGAAGCATAAATCTCTTTTGAGAAAACCTAACGGAGTTACCATAAGTGTTGACAAAAATTACAGGGTAACCGGGTTTTGTAATCCAATCAGCCATAATCTCCCCTATATCCTGCCCAACCGCCTTGGAAATAGAATCC is a genomic window containing:
- a CDS encoding COG1361 family protein; this translates as MQKYKKGLENALVTVLLILVAIAAVSLVSYYFFGVLRHSMITTGLSISNVQMVGGIITGDLINQGASNITSITIQVHPQNNGTVISNYTNSSLNIPPGQSYAFTLPVPKAIEGNNYVITVIVKYNNGQTYATSVEVIDE
- a CDS encoding zinc ribbon domain-containing protein, yielding MPKICPRCGYVNPDDANYCVKCGYPLSPQPPSPLQPDRLTTAFNIFTKNLSLILPPIIMLIIELVLAGILAAITGGIFFISPTAALVTALIFSVILGIVYALIFSITVHTTTFMAQDSARGIKPNTSSAFGNAMNTLSKLSSIIIVLVILGLLLGFTRFLGVLWIVLGLAGIPLFIISSATVLNRPMSLTEAINWYSRAFNVDGAASAVILVGSLLSLIPIVNIFTIPYTAILTYIMVRDIS
- a CDS encoding DUF504 domain-containing protein is translated as MKIKDAVNMIRWEYREKIDDYVIIIIDRLTENGLKEISFSELDAVDNNYLYLKSEENTVIPLHRVLMIKRKSDNALIWKR
- a CDS encoding type II secretion system F family protein, which codes for MAERRIKLASIISYDFLFLVLLAGLLDLIITLFRERILYVISSFFQYIVINPSVALGDALGFLFVLQASLLGLFIGGIVILSISFTINLTRIRSEYEEGVPLSTILKSRIITSSRLGFIANWISERTKRYINASADLESPTEVGVRYVAYFLISLLLVIPISLALSIILLSPLPFLLLLFPFIFIFYPEQKYKSRAREVRDSIQDEIPFFVTLITIINASGTTIYEGMRKIVQFPLFKAMKKEALLIIRDIDFFGKSPLDALEHRARLTFNRDYSWFLAGYTSIIRSGGDIEAYLFQKAREFLNWLQFRWRFYSERTSFLGELIVILFLIFPMFLIVLAFFTNGAVISFLLVIPILFGTILYTITTSNRPRYMDNIGLNKIQLLMAFLAALLIAGTVEILLNEIYYAIGLGLLVFSITSTIFMYNQIREINDVENSLPQFLRDITEFRKIGYDLSRAIKTLAGEKKYRREFNRVLDEIVKQDSMGIPITRAKINTRSWLGKFSLTTVQILIEGGAVRPDLLEYLTEFTLNFIQSKREAFSRMRAYQVLGILTPILLIATILIAIVIISSFTVVTLPASTLGVPQFPNIITQFILSSFILAEMFIFILMSTFAIGLLVAKALYGTVQYMIMPLIGLVLALLSIHFFSVLEPIILRFFSI
- a CDS encoding type II/IV secretion system ATPase subunit, with protein sequence MTTIKYFIFIFLNRYMVLIGKKKSHNKFEELSYYLQSIDESGIISLRASLENHNIVEHYSLKNFDVEVYIVEKEGIGYYLVNEPQLDQREEKILLAILDGLIYSPTTVVSNKQIDVEKLQEDVLKISAKLGVVGDVKRNLKKYMYYITREIKYSVLQVPMSDPFIEEIELVSPTTPISVVHSRHSEWPRLETNIILGSELKVRRIVERLASLGGRSVSTATPLQDFMLHEGHRVAVSYGEEISRGTTFNIRKFPEKPLTIIDLVYKYGTLSELMAVYLWIIAEAKLFTFLVGPSGSGKTTALNSLLMLLNPLAKYLTIEDTPELKLPHKYWIQFYTRPSNYEGSKDISYYELVRLSLRYRPDYIIVGEVRGKEIEWLVQAVASGHGGLTTFHGSNHVDLITRISGLLGQDLSLQFKQLISVIAIIKRIETENRKMNRKIISIVENDGNGFREVFKYDYERKSFLPNNSKEIGSIQLEKARELLGWSKDKLYKEIENRLLLIRGLAERGVYDYDALAKELVKYYINGDRGG